In one window of Miscanthus floridulus cultivar M001 chromosome 12, ASM1932011v1, whole genome shotgun sequence DNA:
- the LOC136497169 gene encoding deoxymugineic acid synthase 1-D-like, protein MASTGTAAAAAPQVTLQSGDARPMPMVGMGTAQFPLVHEATKNAVLAAIEAGFRHFDTAFMYGTEKPLGEAAAEALRRGLLQSREELFVTSKLWCSQNHPDLVLPSLRETLKNLEMEYVDLYLIHWPVCVNGPPRFPNKKEDAVPLDFEDVWRAMEECQRLGLAKAIGVSNFTTKHLDRILAVATIPPAVNQVELNPAWQQRTLRAYCADRGIHVAAYSPLGGQNWDGQGNAVLDSVVLAEIAKARGKTVAQVALRWIHEQGVTCIVKSYNKERLKQNLEIFDWELTEEDRLKISQIPQKKVIKATSGLFSEEGEFMSVDPAELNIVEE, encoded by the exons ATGGCATCCACGgggacggcggcagcggcggcgccacAGGTGACCCTGCAGTCGGGCGACGCGAGGCCGATGCCAATGGTCGGCATGGGCACGGCGCAGTTCCCCCTGGTGCACGAGGCCACCAAGAACGCCGTGCTGGCGGCCATCGAGGCGGGGTTCCGCCACTTCGACACGGCCTTCATGTACGGCACCGAGAAGCCGCTCGGCGAGGCCGCGGCCGAGGCGCTCCGGCGCGGGCTCCTGCAGTCCCGGGAGGAGCTGTTCGTGACGTCCAAGCTGTGGTGCTCGCAGAACCACCCGGACCTCGTGCTGCCGTCCCTCCGGGAAACTCTCAA GAACCTGGAGATGGAGTACGTGGACCTGTACCTGATCCACTGGCCGGTGTGCGTCAACGGGCCGCCCAGGTTCCCGAACAAGAAGGAGGACGCCGTGCCGCTGGACTTCGAGGACGTGTGGCGCGCCATGGAGGAGTGCCAACGGCTGGGCCTCGCTAAAGCCATCGGCGTCAGCAACTTCACCACCAAGCACCTCGACAGGATCCTGGCCGTCGCCACGATCCCGCCCGCGGTGAACCAGGTGGAGCTGAACCCGGCGTGGCAGCAGCGGACGCTGAGGGCGTACTGCGCCGACAGGGGCATCCACGTCGCGGCATACTCGCCGCTGGGAGGGCAGAACTGGGACGGGCAGGGCAACGCCGTGCTGGACTCCGTGGTGCTCGCCGAGATAGCCAAGGCCAGAGGGAAAACCGTCGCGCAG GTGGCGTTGCGATGGATACATGAGCAGGGAGTGACGTGCATCGTCAAGAGCTACAACAAGGAGAGGCTGAAGCAAAACCTTGAGATATTCGACTGGGAGCTGACCGAGGAGGACCGGCTCAAGATCAGTCAGATCccgcagaagaaggtcatcaaggCTACTAGTGGCTTGTTCTCGGAAGAGGGTGAGTTCATGTCTGTTGATCCTGCAGAACTGAATATTGTAGAGGAATAG